GGCGCTGGGTCACGGGCCGGGCGGTGGAGGCGGGCCGGGCGCGTGGGTGGCTACCGTGACGGGTGGGCTACCGTCGGCGTGGCCCGCGTTGATCGCCGTCGGCGCGGTGGCGGCGCTCGCCGTCGCGGTGGTGTTTACCGTGGTGGCAGCTCTTATCGACGGTGGAGACACCCGGACAATGGCGTCGGGGGTGTGGTCGCGGTTGCGGCGCAAGGCGAGGGGGATGACTCGATGACCGGGCATGTAAGCCGGGGGGAGCGCAGCGAGGCTTCCGGTGCGGGGTCGCAGCTCGGCGCGGTGACGCTGGTCCTGGCGTCCAGCACCGGCGGGATCGGTCAGCACGTGGCCGCGCTCGCGGACGGGCTGGTCGCCGCGGGCTGCGCGGTCACCGTCTGCGGTCCGGCGACCACCGAGACCCGCTTCGGCTTCACCGCACGAGGCGCCACCTTCTACGCCGTGGAGATCCCGGCGAGCCCGACCCCGGGCGACCTGCGCGCGGTCCGCGTCCTGCGCCGCACCCTGGAACGCTCCCGTCCCGACATCGTGCACGCGCACGGACTGCGGGCCGGATTCACCGCCGCCGCGGCCCGCCCCGCCTGTCCGCTCGTGGTCACCTGGCACAACGCGCCGCTGCGCGGTGGCGTGCGGGGCGGCGTGCACGCGCTGCTCGAGCGCGTCGTCGCCCGGGCCGCCACGGTCACCCTCGGCGCCTCGGCCGACCTGGTCGACCGGGCGGTCGCCGCCGGTGCCCGCGACGCCCGCCTCGCCGAGGTCGCGGCACCCCTGCGGCACCAGTCGCGGCGCTCGCGCGGTGCGATCCGGGCCGGGCTCGGTGTCGCAGCCGACGCGCCGCTGATCCTCTCGGTCGGCCGCCTGCACGCGCAGAAGCGGTACGACGTGCTCGTCGCCACCGCCGCGAAGTGGCGCGGCTTGACACCGCAGCCGGTCGTCGCGATCGCCGGCAGCGGCCCCGCCTACCTCGACCTCGCCGCGCAGATCTCCGCCGAGCGCGCCCCCGTCCAACTGCTCGGCCACCGCGAGGACGTGCCCGATCTCATCGCCGCCGCCGACCTCGCCGTCGTCACCAGCGATTGGGAGGCCCGGCAGCTCTTCGCGCAGGAGGCCCTCGCCGGTGGCCTGCCGCTGGTCGCGACCCGGGTGGGTGGCCTGCCGGAGCTCGTCGGCGACGCGATGGCCGACGCCGACGGCGCCGCGATCCTCATCCCGCCCGCCGACCCGGTCGCCCTCGACGAGGCGGTCCGCAAGCTCATCGCCGATCCCGCCCTGCGCGCCGACCTCGCCGCGCGGGGCAAGCGCCGTGCCGCGACCTGGCCCGCCGCCGCCGAGATGGTGACGCAGACCCTCGCCCTCTACCGGGAGCTCGCCGACCGTGCGCCGGTCGCCTCCGGGTCGTCGTCCGAGCCGGAGACCGCGTGATCCGACTGATATCACCCTCCCGATGGGTGAGCAGCCGCGCCGCGCCCCTCGTCACGGCCATCGTCATCGGACTCGTCGGCACGGTCGGCGCCACCATCCGTCCCGCCAGCGGGGCGCAGGAGCACATCGCCGTCGCCGACAACCGGGCGGATTACGTCATCATCGCGGGCGCACCGGGCCTGCGCTGGGAGGATGTCAGCCCCGAGGCGACGCCGACGCTGTGGCGCCTCGCCGAGCACGGCTCGATCGGCTCGATGTCGGTGCGCTCCGCCCGCGACACGACCTGCCCGGCCGACGGCTGGCTGACGCTCGGCGCGGGCAACTACGCCGCGCGCAGCTCGGAGACGGTCGTCGAGCGCTGCCCGCCGATGGATGTGACCATCACCCGTCCCGACAAGATCGGCGCGGTCCTGCCCGACCAGCGGCTCATCGTCGACCAGGCCCGCCGGGACCGGTGGGGCGCCGTCCCCGGCGCGCTCTCGGAGTCGGTGCGCTGCACCGTCGCCGTCGGCCCGGGCGGCGCGATCGCGGCGGCCCGGCAGACGAAGCTCACCGTCGAGGGCGTGCCCACCTTCGGGCGGGTCGACCGCTACGTGCCGCGGCTGCCCGCCGACTCCGCCGAGGGCGCCGAGCTGCTCTCCTCCTGCGTACTCAGCATCGTCGACCTCGGCACCGTCGACGCCGAGCCCGATCCGGCCCATCCGGCGGTCACCCCCGAGCAGGTCGCCGCCGCCCGTGCGGCGCAGGTCAAGGCGGTCGACGCCAACCTCGCCGCGCTGCTCGCCGCTCGCCCCGCCAAGTCGGCGATCGTGGTCGCCGGGCTCGCCGACACCAGCGTCGACCGGCGGCTGCACGTGGCGGTGATCGACGGACCCGGCTGGGATGGCGGGTGGCTCACCTCGTCGGAGACCGGCCGCGACGGCTATGTGCAGCTCATCGACGTGGCCCCGACCGTACTCGACGTGCTGCGCAAGACCGCGCCCGCGAAGCTGCTGCGGGGCTCGTCGATCGTCGCGGCCGCCGGGCGCCCCGATGACCTGGCGGTCGGAGTCGAGGTCCCGACCGACGCGGACCGGGAGGCGCGAGCGCAGCGCTCGGTCGGCGCGTGGTTCTTCGGCATCCTCGCCGGCCTGCAACTTCTGATCTTCGCCGTGGTCGGGTTCCTGATGCGGCGGGCCTACGTGCACGCCGGGATGCCCCGGCCGGCCGTGCCGCACAGCTGGTGGCGGTGGGGCGAGGTGGCGCTGGTCGCGGCGGCGCTGGCGATTCCGGTCGCGCTCGCCAGCGACGCGATCCCGTGGTGGCGCACCGGGCAGCCCGGCTGGGTCTTCGCCCTGATGGTCGGCGCGGGCACGGCCCTGGCGACCTTCATCGTCTGCCGGGTGCCGATCTACCGGCGTACGCTCGGCCCGGCCGGCCTCATCGGCGCCCTCGCCGCGCTCGTCGTCGGTGTCGACCTGCTCACCGGCGCGACACTCCAGCTCAACGGCGTGGCGGGTTACTCGGCGCTGGAGGGCGGCCGCTACTCCGGTCTCGGCACCGTGGGCCTCGGCGTCTTCATCGCCGGGGTGCTGCTCGCCGCCGGGTGCCTGGCCCAGATCGTCGCGCGCCGCTGGCGGCTGCCGCTCGTCGCCGCGATCGGCGGTCTCGGCGTGGTCGCCGTCGGCTCGCCCTACCTCGGCGCGGATGCGGGCGGCGCGGTCGCCCTGACGGCCGGTGTCTGCATCACCGCCGCCATCTGCACCGGCGGGTGGCTCACCTTCTCCCGGCTCGCCTGGGGCGTCGTGACGGGCCTCGCCGTGACCGGCCTCTTCGCGCTGCTCGACCTGCGGC
This portion of the Allocatelliglobosispora scoriae genome encodes:
- a CDS encoding glycosyltransferase family 4 protein — encoded protein: MTGHVSRGERSEASGAGSQLGAVTLVLASSTGGIGQHVAALADGLVAAGCAVTVCGPATTETRFGFTARGATFYAVEIPASPTPGDLRAVRVLRRTLERSRPDIVHAHGLRAGFTAAAARPACPLVVTWHNAPLRGGVRGGVHALLERVVARAATVTLGASADLVDRAVAAGARDARLAEVAAPLRHQSRRSRGAIRAGLGVAADAPLILSVGRLHAQKRYDVLVATAAKWRGLTPQPVVAIAGSGPAYLDLAAQISAERAPVQLLGHREDVPDLIAAADLAVVTSDWEARQLFAQEALAGGLPLVATRVGGLPELVGDAMADADGAAILIPPADPVALDEAVRKLIADPALRADLAARGKRRAATWPAAAEMVTQTLALYRELADRAPVASGSSSEPETA